In Dysidea avara chromosome 3, odDysAvar1.4, whole genome shotgun sequence, a single window of DNA contains:
- the LOC136250533 gene encoding E3 ubiquitin-protein ligase TRIM71-like — MMNKKVTNSKNSNILPNINKDHAKYLTMGWPSETKTNKGEMGRVYSIAFDKDGTSWATTDYSNNCVYKYNHDSSLSQRFGAKGKGNGQFDHPSGTAFSSDGSLYVAEIKNNRVQKFDIKGKYLLQFGSRGCGQLRQPTGIAVHEDRVYVADTGNSRIAVFQNNGTFCGTIGTSYLSQPHDVAISDHLFVADVGHRCVYKFTIDGHYVDKFGDPGMNWGQLYQPRSLAIDPEGYIFVADTYNQRVSIFDGNGECVHIFGSCGSKASQFCCPQGVAISPKGGLYVCDHRNQRIQIFPTTCI; from the coding sequence ATGATGAACAAAAAAGTCACCAACAGCAAAAATTCCAACATCTTACCTAACATCAACAAGGATCATGCAAAGTACCTGACAATGGGTTGGCCTAGTGagacaaaaacaaacaaaggtGAAATGGGTCGTGTCTATTCTATTGCTTTTGACAAGGATGGTACGTCATGGGCTACAACTGACTATTCCAACAATTGTGTGTACAAATACAATCATGATAGTAGCTTGAGTCAAAGATTTGGTGCCAAAGGTAAAGGCAATGGCCAGTTTGATCATCCTTCAGGAACTGCGTTTAGCAGTGATGGTTCTCTTTATGTTGCTGAAATCAAGAATAACAGGGTGCAAAAGTTCGATATCAAAGGAAAGTATCTGCTCCAGTTTGGTAGTAGAGGATGTGGACAGTTGAGGCAACCAACTGGGATTGCAGTTCACGAAGACAGAGTGTACGTAGCAGACACAGGCAATTCACGGATTGCAGTGTTCCAAAACAATGGCACTTTCTGTGGTACTATAGGAACTTCATATCTTAGTCAGCCTCATGATGTAGCCATCAGTGAtcacttgtttgttgctgatgtCGGTCATCGCTGTGTATACAAGTTTACCATTGATGGACATTATGTTGACAAGTTTGGTGATCCAGGAATGAACTGGGGTCAGTTATACCAACCAAGGAGTCTAGCCATTGACCCTGAAGGATACATCTTTGTGGCTGACACTTACAACCAACGAGTATCAATATTTGATGGCAATGGGGAGTGTGTTCACATATTTGGATCATGTGGGAGCAAAGCAAGCCAATTCTGCTGTCCACAAGGTGTAGCCATCAGTCCCAAAGGTGGATTATATGTCTGTGATCATCGCAACCAAAGAATTCAAATATTTCCAACCACATGCATTTGA
- the LOC136250543 gene encoding E3 ubiquitin-protein ligase TRIM71-like, giving the protein MMDKKVTNSKNSNIIPEDYARYLTMGWPSETKTNKGEMGRVYSIAFDKDGTWATTDYSNNCVYKYNDDSSLSQRFGTKGKGNGQFEHPSGIAFGSDGSLYVAEIKNNRVQKFDIKGKYLLQFGSRGCGQLRQPTGIAVHEDRVHVADTGNSRIAVFQNNGTFCGTIGTSYLSQPHDVAISDHLFVVDVSHRCVYKFTLDGHYVDKFGDPGMNWGQLCQPRSLAMH; this is encoded by the coding sequence ATGATGGACAAAAAAGTCACCAACAGCAAAAATTCCAACATTATACCTGAGGATTATGCAAGGTACCTGACAATGGGTTGGCCTAGTGagacaaaaacaaacaaaggtGAAATGGGCCGTGTCTATTCCATTGCTTTTGACAAGGATGGTACATGGGCAACAACCGACTATTCCAACAattgtgtatacaaatacaatgaTGATAGCAGCTTGAGTCAAAGATTTGGTACCAAAGGTAAAGGCAATGGCCAGTTTGAACATCCATCTGGAATTGCATTTGGCAGTGACGGCTCTCTTTATGTTGCTGAAATCAAGAATAACAGGGTGCAAAAGTTTGATATCAAAGGAAAGTACTTGCTCCAGTTTGGTAGTAGAGGATGTGGACAGTTGAGGCAACCAACTGGGATTGCAGTTCATGAAGACAGAGTACATGTAGCAGACACAGGCAATTCACGTATTGCAGTGTTCCAAAACAATGGCACCTTCTGTGGTACTATAGGAACTTCGTATCTTAGTCAGCCTCATGATGTAGCCATCAGTGATCACTTGTTTGTTGTCGATGTTAGTCATCGTTGTGTATACAAGTTTACCCTTGATGGACATTATGTTGACAAGTTTGGTGATCCAGGAATGAACTGGGGTCAGTTATGCCAACCAAGGAGTCTAGCCATGCATTGA